The following proteins are encoded in a genomic region of Hirundo rustica isolate bHirRus1 chromosome 3, bHirRus1.pri.v3, whole genome shotgun sequence:
- the BTBD3 gene encoding BTB/POZ domain-containing protein 3 isoform X2, producing MAADIFPRKKPANTNTTAVQQYHQQNLNNNNTIPAPNWQGLYPTIRERNAVMFNNDLMADVHFVVGPPGGTQRLPGHKYVLAVGSSVFHAMFYGELAEDKDEIRIPDVEPAAFLAMLKYIYCDEIDLAADTVLATLYAAKKYIVPHLARACVNFLETSLSAKNACVLLSQSCLFEEPDLTQRCWEVIDAQAELALKSEGFCDIDFQTLESILRRETLNAKEIVVFEAALNWAEVECQRQELTATIENKRKVLGKALYLIRIPTMALDDFANGAAQSGILTLNETNDIFLWYTAAKKPELQFVSKPRKGLVPQRCHRFQSCAYRSNQWRYRGRCDSIQFAVDKRVFIAGFGLYGSSCGSAEYSAKIELKRQGVILGQNLSKYFSDGSSNTFPVWFEYPVQIEPDTFYTASVILDGNELSYFGQEGMTEVQCGKVTVQFQCSSDSTNGTGVQGGQIPELIFYA from the exons atggcTGCTGATATTTTTCCCCGAAAGAAACCAGCTAACACTAATACAACTGCTGTCCAGCAGTACCATCAGCAAAatctcaacaacaacaacactaTTCCTGCGCCTAATTGGCAAGGACTTTATCCAACCATCAGAGAGAG AAATGCAGTGATGTTCAACAATGACTTGATGGCAGATGTTCATTTTGTGGTCGGGCCACCAGGTGGGACCCAGCGGCTGCCAGGACACAAA TACGTCCTGGCTGTTGGGAGCTCTGTATTCCACGCGATGTTTTACGGAGAGCTTGCTGAGGACAAAGATGAGATCCGCATACCAGATGTTGagcctgctgcttttcttgcaATGCTGAA GTACATCTACTGTGATGAGATCGATTTGGCCGCAGACACCGTCCTGGCCACTCTTTACGCTGCCAAGAAGTACATCGTCCCTCACCTGGCCCGCGCCTGCGTCAACTTCCTCGAGACAAGTCTGAGCGCAAAGAACGCCTGCgtgctgctctcccagagctgcttGTTTGAGGAACCTGACCTGACCCAGCGCTGCTGGGAAGTGATTGATGCCCAAGCTGAGCTCGCTTTGAAGTCTGAGGGCTTCTGTGACATTGATTTTCAGACGCTTGAAAGCATTCTCCGAAGGGAGACTCTGAACGCCAAAGAAATCGTCGTTTTCGAGGCGGCTCTGAACTGGGCTGAAGTGGAGTGCCAGCGACAGGAGCTGACGGCCACCATAGAGAACAAGCGCAAGGTGCTGGGCAAGGCCCTCTACCTGATCCGCATCCCCACCATGGCCCTCGACGACTTCGCCAACGGCGCCGCTCAGTCCGGGATCCTGACTCTCAACGAAACCAACGACATCTTCCTGTGGTACACGGCCGCCAAAAAGCCGGAGCTGCAGTTCGTCAGCAAGCCCCGGAAAGGCCTCGTCCCTCAGCGCTGCCACCGCTTCCAGTCCTGCGCTTACCGCAGCAACCAGTGGCGCTACCGGGGCCGCTGTGACAGCATCCAGTTTGCCGTGGATAAGAGAGTGTTTATCGCTGGCTTTGGGCTCTACGGCTCCAGCTGTGGGTCGGCAGAGTACAGTGCCAAGATCGAACTGAAGCGACAAGGGGTTATCCTGGGCCAGAACTTGAGTAAATACTTCTCGGATGGTTCTAGTAACACTTTCCCCGTGTGGTTTGAGTACCCAGTGCAGATTGAGCCTGACACCTTTTACACAGCGAGCGTGATTCTGGATGGTAACGAACTCAGCTATTTTGGACAAGAAGGAATGACAGAAGTTCAGTGTGGGAAGGTGACTGTTCAGTTTCAGTGCTCCTCGGACAGTACAAACGGCACGGGGGTACAGGGGGGACAAATTCCCGAACTCATATTTTACGCTTGA
- the BTBD3 gene encoding BTB/POZ domain-containing protein 3 isoform X1 — MVDEKGKNMKCLTFFLMLPETVKNRSKKSSKKGNSSSSSNSKLPPVCYEIITLKTKKKKKMAADIFPRKKPANTNTTAVQQYHQQNLNNNNTIPAPNWQGLYPTIRERNAVMFNNDLMADVHFVVGPPGGTQRLPGHKYVLAVGSSVFHAMFYGELAEDKDEIRIPDVEPAAFLAMLKYIYCDEIDLAADTVLATLYAAKKYIVPHLARACVNFLETSLSAKNACVLLSQSCLFEEPDLTQRCWEVIDAQAELALKSEGFCDIDFQTLESILRRETLNAKEIVVFEAALNWAEVECQRQELTATIENKRKVLGKALYLIRIPTMALDDFANGAAQSGILTLNETNDIFLWYTAAKKPELQFVSKPRKGLVPQRCHRFQSCAYRSNQWRYRGRCDSIQFAVDKRVFIAGFGLYGSSCGSAEYSAKIELKRQGVILGQNLSKYFSDGSSNTFPVWFEYPVQIEPDTFYTASVILDGNELSYFGQEGMTEVQCGKVTVQFQCSSDSTNGTGVQGGQIPELIFYA, encoded by the exons ATGGTagatgagaaaggaaagaacatgAAATGTCTCACCTTCTTCTTGATGCTTCCAGAGACGGTCAAGAACAGGTCTAAGAAGAGCTCTAAGAAAGGaaatagcagcagcagtagcaacAGCAAATTGCCTCCAGTTTGCTATGAAATCATTACCTTGAAGaccaaaaagaagaagaagatggcTGCTGATATTTTTCCCCGAAAGAAACCAGCTAACACTAATACAACTGCTGTCCAGCAGTACCATCAGCAAAatctcaacaacaacaacactaTTCCTGCGCCTAATTGGCAAGGACTTTATCCAACCATCAGAGAGAG AAATGCAGTGATGTTCAACAATGACTTGATGGCAGATGTTCATTTTGTGGTCGGGCCACCAGGTGGGACCCAGCGGCTGCCAGGACACAAA TACGTCCTGGCTGTTGGGAGCTCTGTATTCCACGCGATGTTTTACGGAGAGCTTGCTGAGGACAAAGATGAGATCCGCATACCAGATGTTGagcctgctgcttttcttgcaATGCTGAA GTACATCTACTGTGATGAGATCGATTTGGCCGCAGACACCGTCCTGGCCACTCTTTACGCTGCCAAGAAGTACATCGTCCCTCACCTGGCCCGCGCCTGCGTCAACTTCCTCGAGACAAGTCTGAGCGCAAAGAACGCCTGCgtgctgctctcccagagctgcttGTTTGAGGAACCTGACCTGACCCAGCGCTGCTGGGAAGTGATTGATGCCCAAGCTGAGCTCGCTTTGAAGTCTGAGGGCTTCTGTGACATTGATTTTCAGACGCTTGAAAGCATTCTCCGAAGGGAGACTCTGAACGCCAAAGAAATCGTCGTTTTCGAGGCGGCTCTGAACTGGGCTGAAGTGGAGTGCCAGCGACAGGAGCTGACGGCCACCATAGAGAACAAGCGCAAGGTGCTGGGCAAGGCCCTCTACCTGATCCGCATCCCCACCATGGCCCTCGACGACTTCGCCAACGGCGCCGCTCAGTCCGGGATCCTGACTCTCAACGAAACCAACGACATCTTCCTGTGGTACACGGCCGCCAAAAAGCCGGAGCTGCAGTTCGTCAGCAAGCCCCGGAAAGGCCTCGTCCCTCAGCGCTGCCACCGCTTCCAGTCCTGCGCTTACCGCAGCAACCAGTGGCGCTACCGGGGCCGCTGTGACAGCATCCAGTTTGCCGTGGATAAGAGAGTGTTTATCGCTGGCTTTGGGCTCTACGGCTCCAGCTGTGGGTCGGCAGAGTACAGTGCCAAGATCGAACTGAAGCGACAAGGGGTTATCCTGGGCCAGAACTTGAGTAAATACTTCTCGGATGGTTCTAGTAACACTTTCCCCGTGTGGTTTGAGTACCCAGTGCAGATTGAGCCTGACACCTTTTACACAGCGAGCGTGATTCTGGATGGTAACGAACTCAGCTATTTTGGACAAGAAGGAATGACAGAAGTTCAGTGTGGGAAGGTGACTGTTCAGTTTCAGTGCTCCTCGGACAGTACAAACGGCACGGGGGTACAGGGGGGACAAATTCCCGAACTCATATTTTACGCTTGA